The Streptomyces sp. NL15-2K genome contains a region encoding:
- a CDS encoding trypsin-like peptidase domain-containing protein: MDASRTRALRLVAVLACSVALLSGCTGSDSSGERENPTTQAAVPAVDSDLQSDYQKVIRDVLPSVVQIQARSDLGSGVVYDGRGHIVTNAHVVGDEKTFQVTTANSEDALDATLVYSYPEQDLAVIKLDRVPGGLRAASFGDSSKVEVGQIVLAMGSPLGLSSSVTQGIVSATGRTVTETQADGGTGATIADMVQTSAAINPGNSGGALVNLDGQVIGIPTLAATDPGLGDSAAPGIGFAIPASTVRTIADQIVKQGRVTDSGRAGLGITGRTVVDDDYRAAGVAVVEVTGGGAADKAGIEAGDVITKLGDTDITTITSLTEALAARRPGDRTSVTFTRNGDERTVEVTLGER, from the coding sequence ATGGATGCCTCTCGTACCCGTGCCCTGCGGCTGGTCGCCGTGCTCGCGTGTTCCGTCGCGCTCCTGTCCGGATGCACCGGATCGGATTCCTCCGGCGAGCGGGAGAACCCGACCACACAGGCCGCCGTTCCCGCCGTGGACAGCGATCTGCAGAGCGACTACCAGAAGGTGATCAGGGACGTTCTGCCGTCGGTCGTGCAGATCCAGGCCAGGAGCGATCTCGGGTCGGGCGTCGTGTACGACGGCCGGGGGCACATCGTCACCAACGCCCATGTCGTCGGGGACGAGAAGACCTTCCAGGTGACGACCGCCAACAGCGAGGACGCCCTCGACGCGACACTCGTCTACTCGTACCCCGAGCAGGATCTCGCCGTCATCAAGCTGGACCGGGTTCCGGGCGGGCTGAGGGCCGCGTCCTTCGGGGACTCCTCGAAGGTGGAGGTGGGGCAGATCGTCCTCGCCATGGGCTCGCCGCTCGGGCTGTCGTCCAGCGTGACGCAGGGGATCGTGTCGGCGACCGGGCGGACCGTCACCGAGACCCAGGCGGACGGCGGTACGGGCGCGACCATCGCCGACATGGTGCAGACCTCGGCCGCCATCAACCCCGGCAACAGCGGGGGTGCGCTGGTGAACCTCGACGGGCAGGTCATCGGCATCCCGACGCTCGCCGCCACCGACCCCGGCCTCGGGGACAGCGCGGCGCCCGGCATCGGGTTCGCGATCCCGGCGTCGACGGTGAGGACCATCGCCGACCAGATCGTCAAGCAGGGCAGGGTCACCGACTCGGGACGGGCCGGGCTCGGCATCACCGGTCGTACGGTCGTCGACGACGACTACCGGGCCGCCGGGGTGGCCGTGGTCGAGGTGACGGGCGGTGGGGCCGCCGACAAGGCCGGCATCGAGGCCGGGGACGTCATCACCAAGTTGGGTGACACGGACATCACCACCATCACCTCGCTGACCGAGGCGCTGGCTGCCCGGAGGCCGGGCGACAGGACATCGGTCACCTTCACGCGCAACGGCGATGAGAGAACCGTGGAGGTGACCCTGGGTGAGCGGTGA
- a CDS encoding response regulator transcription factor: protein MTIRVLLADDQALLRSAFRVLVDSEPDMEVVGEASDGAEAVRLTKEQRADVVLMDIRMPGTDGLAATRMISADPSLAHVRVVILTTFEVDDYVVQSLRAGASGFLGKGSEPDELLSAIRVAAGGEALLSPTATKGLIARFLAQGDAADDGRDPARAQRLDALTVREREVLVQVAGGHSNDEIAERLEVSPLTVKTHVNRAMAKLGARDRAQLVVIAYESGLVRPRVE from the coding sequence ATGACCATCCGCGTCCTGCTCGCCGACGACCAGGCGTTGCTGCGCAGCGCCTTCCGCGTGCTCGTCGACTCCGAGCCCGACATGGAGGTCGTGGGCGAGGCGTCCGACGGCGCGGAGGCGGTGCGGCTGACCAAGGAACAGCGCGCCGACGTCGTCCTGATGGACATCCGGATGCCGGGCACGGACGGCCTCGCGGCCACCCGCATGATCAGCGCCGATCCCTCCCTCGCCCATGTCCGCGTGGTCATCCTGACCACCTTCGAGGTCGACGACTACGTCGTGCAGTCGCTGCGCGCGGGCGCCTCCGGCTTCCTCGGCAAGGGCTCCGAGCCCGACGAGCTGCTCAGCGCGATCCGGGTCGCGGCCGGCGGCGAGGCCCTGCTCTCCCCGACGGCCACCAAGGGCCTGATCGCCCGCTTCCTCGCGCAGGGCGACGCGGCGGACGACGGCCGCGACCCCGCCCGCGCGCAGCGCCTCGACGCGCTCACCGTGCGGGAGCGGGAGGTGCTGGTGCAGGTCGCCGGCGGCCACTCCAACGACGAGATCGCCGAGCGGCTGGAGGTCAGCCCGCTCACCGTGAAGACGCACGTCAACCGGGCCATGGCCAAGCTGGGCGCCCGCGACCGGGCCCAGCTCGTGGTGATCGCGTACGAGTCGGGGCTGGTACGTCCAAGGGTGGAGTGA
- the nadA gene encoding quinolinate synthase NadA: protein MTTAQTPELDVQPTPLALLLLGREADPKSERGVECPGDLPSPSDPDLVERARAAKEKLGDKVFVLGHHYQRDEVIQFADVTGDSFKLARDAAARPEAEYIVFCGVHFMAESADILTSDDQKVVLPDLAAGCSMADMATAEQVAECWDVLTEAGIAEQVVPVSYMNSSADIKAFTGKHGGTICTSSNAKRALEWAFQQGEPSTTKVLFLPDQHLGRNTAVRDMGMSLDDCVVYNPHKPNGGLTAEQLRAAKMILWRGHCSVHGRFSLDSVNDVRERIPGVNVLVHPECKNEVVAAADYVGSTEYIIKALEAAPAGSKWAIGTELNLVRRLANRFAPEGKEIVFLDKTVCFCSTMNRIDLPHLVWALESLAEGNLVNRIEVDKETEAFAKLALERMLALP, encoded by the coding sequence GTGACCACCGCCCAGACCCCGGAGCTCGACGTACAGCCGACTCCTCTTGCCCTGCTGCTCCTCGGCCGTGAGGCCGACCCGAAGAGCGAGCGCGGTGTCGAGTGTCCCGGCGACCTGCCCTCGCCGTCCGACCCCGACCTGGTCGAGCGCGCCCGCGCGGCCAAGGAGAAGCTCGGCGACAAGGTGTTCGTGCTCGGCCACCACTACCAGCGCGACGAGGTCATCCAGTTCGCCGACGTCACGGGTGACTCGTTCAAGCTGGCCCGGGACGCGGCCGCGCGCCCGGAGGCCGAGTACATCGTGTTCTGCGGTGTGCACTTCATGGCGGAGTCCGCGGACATCCTGACGTCCGACGACCAGAAGGTCGTGCTGCCCGACCTGGCGGCCGGCTGCTCCATGGCCGACATGGCGACGGCCGAGCAGGTCGCCGAGTGCTGGGACGTGCTGACCGAGGCCGGCATAGCCGAGCAGGTCGTGCCTGTCTCGTACATGAACTCCTCCGCGGACATCAAGGCGTTCACGGGCAAGCACGGCGGCACGATCTGCACCTCCTCGAACGCGAAGCGGGCCCTGGAGTGGGCCTTCCAGCAGGGGGAGCCCTCGACGACAAAGGTCCTGTTCCTGCCCGACCAGCACCTGGGCCGCAACACCGCGGTCCGCGACATGGGCATGTCCCTGGACGACTGCGTGGTCTACAACCCGCACAAGCCGAACGGCGGCCTGACCGCGGAGCAGCTGCGCGCCGCGAAGATGATCCTGTGGCGGGGTCACTGCTCGGTGCACGGCCGCTTCAGCCTCGACTCGGTGAACGACGTGCGCGAGCGCATCCCCGGCGTGAACGTCCTCGTCCACCCCGAGTGCAAGAACGAGGTCGTGGCGGCGGCGGACTACGTCGGCTCGACCGAGTACATCATCAAGGCGCTGGAAGCCGCGCCGGCCGGTTCCAAGTGGGCCATCGGCACGGAGCTGAACCTGGTCCGCCGCCTGGCGAACCGTTTCGCGCCCGAGGGCAAGGAGATCGTCTTCCTCGACAAGACGGTCTGCTTCTGCTCGACGATGAACCGCATCGACCTCCCCCACCTGGTCTGGGCCCTGGAGTCCCTGGCCGAGGGCAACCTGGTCAACCGCATCGAGGTCGACAAGGAGACGGAGGCGTTCGCGAAGCTGGCGCTGGAGCGGATGCTGGCGCTGCCGTAG
- a CDS encoding DUF3043 domain-containing protein yields the protein MPPNPVPLGFVFRSRAKDEKAATAAKASLTDSNQPRDPQAPKGRPTPKRSEAQGQRRSVANTSMTRKEAAKRQRDERRAQMEKQRQALAGGDERYLPVRDKGPVRKFARDFIDSRFNVAEFFLPMAVVILVLSMVRVGALQSIALLLWLVVIVLIVLDSIATGVRLKKRLAERFPDQSRKGAVAYALMRSLQMRRLRLPKPQVKRGERP from the coding sequence ATGCCCCCGAACCCCGTACCCTTGGGTTTTGTGTTCCGTAGCCGTGCCAAGGATGAGAAGGCCGCCACCGCCGCCAAGGCGTCGCTGACCGACTCCAATCAGCCCCGAGACCCGCAGGCCCCGAAGGGCCGCCCGACGCCCAAGCGCAGTGAGGCCCAGGGCCAGCGCCGCAGCGTCGCCAATACGTCGATGACGCGCAAGGAGGCCGCCAAGCGTCAGCGCGACGAGCGGCGTGCGCAGATGGAGAAGCAGCGCCAGGCGCTCGCCGGCGGTGACGAGCGGTACCTGCCGGTGCGCGACAAGGGCCCGGTCCGCAAGTTCGCGCGCGACTTCATCGACTCACGGTTCAACGTGGCGGAGTTCTTCCTGCCGATGGCCGTGGTCATCCTCGTGCTGAGCATGGTGCGGGTGGGGGCGCTGCAGAGCATCGCGCTGCTGCTGTGGTTGGTCGTGATCGTGCTGATCGTGCTCGACTCGATCGCCACCGGGGTCCGCCTGAAGAAGCGGCTCGCCGAGCGCTTCCCGGACCAGAGCCGCAAGGGCGCGGTCGCCTACGCACTCATGCGCTCCCTCCAGATGCGTCGGCTCCGGCTGCCGAAGCCGCAGGTCAAGCGCGGGGAGCGGCCCTGA
- a CDS encoding PspA/IM30 family protein, whose amino-acid sequence MSGVMKRMGMIFRAKANKALDRAEDPRETLDYSYQKQLELLQKVRRGVADVATSRKRLELQLNQLQSQSTKLEDQGRKALALGREDLAREALSRRAALQQQVTDLETQHATLQGEEEKLTLAAQRLQAKVDAFRTKKETIKATYTAAQAQTRIGEAFSGISEEMGDVGMAIQRAEDKTAQLQARAGAIDELLASGALDDQSGMHKDDIQAELDRLSGGTDVELELQRMKAELAGGSSEQQAIEGGTSQQQSQQQPQDTPRFDKQ is encoded by the coding sequence ATGAGCGGTGTCATGAAGCGTATGGGGATGATCTTCCGCGCGAAGGCGAACAAGGCCCTTGACCGGGCCGAGGACCCGCGCGAGACCCTCGATTACTCGTACCAGAAACAGCTGGAGCTGCTCCAGAAGGTGCGCCGTGGCGTGGCCGACGTGGCCACCTCGCGCAAGCGCCTGGAACTCCAGCTCAACCAGCTGCAGTCCCAGTCGACCAAGTTGGAGGACCAGGGCCGCAAGGCGCTCGCGCTCGGCCGCGAGGACCTGGCCCGTGAGGCGCTCTCCCGCCGCGCCGCGCTCCAGCAGCAGGTGACGGACCTCGAGACGCAGCACGCGACCCTCCAGGGCGAGGAGGAGAAGCTCACCCTGGCGGCCCAGCGGCTCCAGGCCAAGGTCGACGCCTTCCGCACGAAGAAGGAGACGATCAAGGCCACGTACACGGCGGCCCAGGCGCAGACCCGGATCGGCGAGGCGTTCTCCGGCATCTCCGAGGAGATGGGCGACGTCGGCATGGCCATCCAGCGCGCCGAGGACAAGACGGCGCAGCTCCAGGCGAGGGCCGGAGCCATCGACGAACTGCTCGCCTCGGGCGCCCTGGACGACCAGTCGGGCATGCACAAGGACGACATCCAGGCCGAGCTGGACCGGCTCTCCGGTGGTACGGATGTAGAGCTGGAACTGCAGCGCATGAAGGCGGAGCTGGCCGGCGGCAGCTCCGAGCAGCAGGCCATCGAAGGTGGCACGAGCCAGCAGCAGTCCCAGCAGCAGCCGCAGGACACCCCCCGCTTCGACAAGCAGTAA
- a CDS encoding iron-sulfur cluster assembly accessory protein, with protein MSVSDETSTVTDGIILSDAAAAKVKALLDQEGRDDLALRVAVQPGGCSGLRYQLFFDERSLDGDVVKDFGGVKVVTDRMSAPYLGGASIDFVDTIEKQGFTIDNPNATGSCACGDSFS; from the coding sequence ATGTCCGTATCGGACGAGACCAGCACCGTCACCGACGGCATCATCCTGTCCGACGCCGCCGCGGCGAAGGTCAAGGCCCTGCTCGACCAGGAAGGCCGTGACGACCTGGCCCTGCGTGTCGCCGTCCAGCCCGGTGGCTGCTCCGGCCTGCGCTACCAGCTCTTCTTCGACGAGCGTTCCCTCGACGGCGACGTCGTCAAGGACTTCGGCGGTGTGAAGGTCGTCACCGACCGCATGAGCGCCCCGTACCTGGGCGGTGCGTCGATCGACTTCGTCGACACCATCGAGAAGCAGGGCTTCACGATCGACAACCCGAACGCGACGGGCTCCTGCGCCTGCGGCGACTCCTTCAGCTGA
- a CDS encoding histidine kinase — translation MSTIERARLRLKAHPLALDAILAAGVLACMVAGSFVDPHGEREVSWGFRTPDVLSLVLIALAAATLVFRRRSPMTVLALTGTFSLIESVTGDPRAPVAMSAVIALYTVASTTDRLTTWRVGLLTMTVLTGASMLAGPLPWYAQENLAIFAWTGIGATAGDAVRSRRAFVHAIRERAERAERTREEEARRRVAEERLRIARDLHDVVAHHIALVNVQAGVAAHVMDKRPDQAKEALAHVREASRSALNELRATVGLLRQSGDPEAPTEPAPGLDRLDELVGTFRSAGLHVEVARADHGTTLPAAVDLAAFRVIQEALTNVQKHAGTEAKAEVSVVRVGPNIEITVLDDGGVEDDDPDSGGGHGLLGMRERVTALRGTLTTGPRYGGGFRVHAILPVKTRTTATGDPGEPA, via the coding sequence GTGAGCACCATCGAACGCGCCCGGCTCCGGCTGAAAGCGCACCCCCTGGCGCTGGACGCCATACTCGCGGCCGGCGTCCTCGCCTGCATGGTGGCCGGCTCGTTCGTGGACCCGCACGGAGAACGCGAGGTCAGCTGGGGTTTCCGGACCCCCGACGTACTCAGCCTGGTTCTCATCGCCCTCGCCGCCGCCACCCTGGTGTTCCGTCGCCGCTCCCCCATGACGGTCCTCGCCCTCACCGGCACCTTCTCCCTCATCGAGTCCGTCACCGGCGACCCCCGCGCCCCCGTCGCCATGTCCGCGGTCATCGCGCTCTACACCGTCGCCTCCACCACCGACCGCCTCACCACCTGGCGCGTCGGCCTGCTCACGATGACCGTCCTGACCGGCGCCTCGATGCTCGCCGGCCCCCTCCCCTGGTACGCCCAGGAGAACCTCGCGATCTTCGCCTGGACCGGCATCGGCGCCACCGCGGGCGACGCCGTCCGCAGCCGCCGCGCCTTCGTCCACGCCATAAGAGAACGCGCCGAGCGCGCGGAGCGCACCCGTGAGGAGGAGGCCCGCCGCCGCGTCGCCGAGGAACGCCTGCGCATCGCCCGCGACCTGCACGACGTCGTCGCCCACCACATCGCCCTGGTCAACGTCCAGGCCGGAGTCGCCGCCCATGTCATGGACAAGCGCCCCGACCAGGCCAAGGAGGCCCTCGCGCACGTACGCGAGGCCAGCCGCTCCGCGCTCAACGAACTCCGCGCCACCGTCGGACTGCTCCGTCAGTCCGGCGACCCGGAGGCGCCGACCGAACCCGCCCCCGGCCTCGACCGCCTCGACGAACTCGTCGGCACCTTCCGCAGCGCCGGCCTGCACGTCGAGGTGGCCCGCGCCGACCACGGCACCACCCTGCCCGCCGCCGTCGACCTGGCCGCCTTCCGCGTGATCCAGGAAGCCCTCACCAACGTGCAGAAGCACGCCGGTACGGAGGCGAAGGCCGAGGTCAGCGTCGTACGCGTGGGCCCGAACATCGAGATCACCGTCCTCGACGACGGAGGCGTCGAGGACGACGACCCGGACAGCGGCGGCGGGCACGGACTGCTCGGCATGCGCGAGCGCGTCACCGCCCTGCGCGGCACCCTCACCACCGGTCCCCGGTACGGAGGCGGCTTCCGGGTCCATGCGATCCTGCCGGTCAAGACCCGCACCACCGCCACGGGAGACCCGGGGGAACCCGCATGA
- a CDS encoding methyltransferase domain-containing protein has product MARQLDEQIVGRFPVGRRLRVLDVGMGQGTQALRLARAGHQVTGLEQDTKMIAAAREALSAEPEGIRERMRIFESDGRDTGVHFLPGSFDVVLCHGVLMYVEEPDPLLAGLARMLAHGGLLSLLVRNGDALAMRPGLSGNWASALGAFDTTAYLPHSRTNSNGGTPIRLGLDVRADRLETLTATLAGIGAPLQAWYGVRVFTDTAADGVEIPADVEALLAVEERAGRTDPYRGVAALLHLCGLRG; this is encoded by the coding sequence GTGGCCCGGCAGCTCGACGAGCAGATAGTCGGGCGGTTCCCGGTCGGGCGGCGGCTGCGGGTGCTCGACGTGGGGATGGGCCAGGGCACACAGGCGCTGCGTCTGGCTCGGGCCGGGCATCAGGTGACGGGCCTGGAGCAGGACACCAAGATGATCGCCGCGGCCCGTGAGGCCCTGTCCGCCGAGCCGGAGGGCATCCGGGAGCGGATGCGGATCTTCGAGAGCGACGGGCGGGACACCGGCGTGCACTTCCTGCCGGGCAGCTTCGACGTGGTGCTGTGCCACGGCGTGCTCATGTACGTCGAGGAGCCGGATCCGCTGCTGGCGGGGCTGGCGCGGATGCTGGCCCACGGCGGGCTGCTGTCGCTGCTCGTACGCAACGGCGACGCGCTGGCGATGCGGCCGGGACTGTCCGGCAACTGGGCGTCGGCGCTCGGCGCCTTCGACACCACCGCCTACCTCCCCCATTCTCGAACAAACTCGAACGGGGGGACCCCCATCCGGCTGGGGCTCGACGTGCGGGCCGACCGGCTGGAGACGCTCACCGCGACGCTCGCGGGCATCGGGGCGCCGCTGCAGGCGTGGTACGGAGTGCGGGTCTTCACCGACACGGCGGCCGACGGCGTGGAGATCCCGGCCGACGTGGAGGCGCTGCTGGCGGTCGAGGAGCGGGCCGGGCGGACGGATCCGTATCGGGGAGTCGCGGCGTTGCTGCATCTGTGCGGGCTGCGCGGCTGA
- a CDS encoding efflux RND transporter permease subunit: MSWLSRFSLAQRALIGLMSIIALAFGAIAIPQLKQQLLPTIELPMVSVVAPYQGASPDVVEKQVVEPIEDTLEAVDGISGVTSTASEGNALIMASFDYGNDTQQLVADVQQAVNRARVQLPDDVDPQVVAGSTDDIPTVVLAVTSDKDQQALADRLDTTVVPDLEDIDGVGQVTVDGVRDLQVTVTPDDAKLAKAGLNTQVLAQALQAGGATVPAGSFDEDGGNRTVQVGGGFTSLKQIQDLMVTGEGVDKPVRLGDVATVEQQEATADSITRTNGRPSLAVMVTMDHDGSAVAISDAVEDKLADMREDLGAGTTVTVVSDQGPAVSKAIEGLTTEGALGLLFAVLVILVFLASIRSTLVTAVSIPLSVVLALIVLWTRDLSLNMLTLGALTIAIGRVVDDSIVVLENIKRHLGYGEERQSAILNAVREVAGAVTSSTLTTVAVFLPIGLVGGMVGELFGSFSLTVTAALLASLLVSLTVVPVLSYWFLRAPKGTPEDAEEARRKAEEKEAKSRLQRLYVPVLRFATRRRLTSVALAVVILIGTFGMAPLLKTNFFDQGEQEVLTVKQELKPGTSLAATDAEAKKVEQVLGDTEGVKDHQVTIGSSGFMAAFGGGTDTNQASYQVMLEDSASSEDVQDRIETGLKKLSGIGTTTIAAGDGFGSQDLSVVVKAADGDVLRKTAEQVRDTVAGLDDVTDVTSDLSQSVPRISVKANEKAAAAGFDDQSLGAAVAQAVRGTTAAKAVLDDTERDVVIKSAKPAETLAQLKQLSLGAVKLGDIAEVKLVDGPVSMTRIDGQRAATITAKPTGDNTGAVSTDLQSEINALKLPAGATAEIGGVSQDQDDAFKNLGLAMLAAIAIVFMLLVATFRSLVQPLILLVSIPFAATGAIGLLVATDTPMGVPAMIGMLMLIGIVVTNAIVLIDLINQYRRQGYGVVEAVVEGGRHRLRPILMTALATIFALLPMAMGITGQGGFIAQPLAVVVIGGLITSTLLTLLLVPTLYAMLELRKERRAKKREAKRAKKAEVPEQPKPEPASV, encoded by the coding sequence ATGTCCTGGCTGTCCCGATTCAGCCTCGCGCAACGGGCCCTGATAGGCCTGATGTCCATCATCGCGCTCGCCTTCGGGGCGATCGCGATCCCGCAGCTGAAACAGCAACTCCTGCCCACCATCGAGTTACCGATGGTGTCCGTGGTCGCGCCCTACCAGGGCGCCTCGCCGGACGTCGTCGAGAAGCAGGTCGTCGAGCCCATCGAGGACACCCTGGAGGCCGTCGACGGCATCTCGGGCGTCACCTCGACGGCGAGCGAGGGCAACGCCCTGATCATGGCGTCCTTCGACTACGGCAACGACACCCAGCAGCTCGTCGCCGACGTCCAGCAGGCCGTCAACCGCGCCCGCGTCCAGCTCCCGGACGACGTGGACCCGCAGGTCGTGGCCGGTTCGACGGACGACATCCCGACCGTCGTCCTCGCCGTCACCTCCGACAAGGACCAGCAGGCGCTGGCCGACCGGCTCGACACGACCGTCGTACCGGATCTGGAGGACATCGACGGCGTCGGTCAGGTCACGGTCGACGGCGTACGGGACCTCCAGGTCACCGTCACGCCCGACGACGCGAAGCTGGCGAAGGCGGGACTGAACACCCAGGTCCTGGCGCAGGCGCTGCAGGCGGGCGGCGCGACCGTCCCGGCCGGCTCCTTCGACGAGGACGGCGGCAACCGCACCGTCCAGGTCGGCGGCGGCTTCACCTCGCTCAAGCAGATCCAGGACCTGATGGTCACCGGCGAGGGCGTCGACAAGCCCGTACGCCTCGGTGACGTGGCGACGGTCGAGCAGCAGGAGGCCACGGCCGACTCCATCACCCGCACGAACGGCAGGCCCAGCCTCGCCGTCATGGTCACCATGGACCACGACGGCAGCGCGGTCGCCATCTCCGACGCGGTCGAGGACAAGCTGGCGGACATGCGCGAGGACCTCGGCGCGGGCACGACGGTCACCGTCGTCAGCGACCAGGGCCCGGCCGTGTCCAAGGCCATCGAGGGCCTGACGACCGAGGGCGCGCTGGGTCTGCTCTTCGCAGTCCTCGTCATCCTGGTCTTCCTGGCGTCGATCCGCTCGACGCTGGTGACGGCGGTGTCCATCCCGCTGTCCGTGGTCCTGGCCCTGATCGTGCTGTGGACCCGTGACCTCTCCCTGAACATGCTCACTCTCGGCGCGCTGACCATCGCCATCGGCCGGGTCGTCGACGACTCGATCGTCGTCCTGGAGAACATCAAGCGGCACCTCGGCTACGGCGAGGAGCGCCAGTCGGCGATCCTGAACGCCGTCCGTGAGGTGGCCGGCGCGGTGACGTCCTCGACGCTCACCACGGTCGCGGTGTTCCTGCCGATCGGCCTGGTCGGCGGCATGGTGGGCGAGCTGTTCGGCTCCTTCAGTCTGACGGTCACGGCGGCCCTGCTGGCGTCCCTGCTGGTCTCGCTGACGGTCGTACCGGTGCTGTCGTACTGGTTCCTGCGCGCGCCGAAGGGCACGCCCGAGGACGCCGAGGAAGCCCGCCGCAAGGCCGAGGAGAAGGAGGCGAAGAGCCGCCTGCAGCGCCTCTACGTCCCCGTTCTGCGCTTCGCCACCCGGCGCCGGCTGACCAGCGTGGCGCTCGCGGTCGTGATCCTCATCGGCACGTTCGGCATGGCCCCGCTGCTGAAGACGAACTTCTTCGACCAGGGCGAGCAGGAAGTCCTCACCGTCAAGCAGGAGTTGAAGCCGGGCACGAGCCTGGCGGCGACCGACGCCGAGGCGAAGAAGGTCGAGCAGGTGCTCGGCGACACCGAGGGCGTCAAGGACCACCAGGTCACGATCGGCTCCTCCGGCTTCATGGCGGCCTTCGGCGGCGGTACGGACACCAACCAGGCGTCGTACCAGGTGATGCTGGAGGACTCGGCGTCCTCCGAGGACGTGCAGGACCGTATCGAGACGGGGCTGAAGAAGCTCTCCGGCATCGGCACCACCACGATCGCGGCCGGTGACGGCTTCGGCAGCCAGGACCTCAGCGTGGTCGTGAAGGCCGCCGACGGGGACGTCCTGCGCAAGACCGCGGAGCAGGTCCGGGACACGGTGGCCGGCCTCGACGACGTCACGGACGTCACCAGCGACCTCTCGCAGAGCGTGCCGCGCATCTCGGTGAAGGCCAACGAGAAGGCCGCGGCGGCCGGCTTCGACGACCAGAGCCTCGGCGCGGCCGTCGCCCAGGCCGTACGCGGCACCACCGCCGCCAAGGCGGTCCTGGACGACACCGAGCGGGACGTCGTCATCAAGTCGGCGAAGCCGGCCGAGACGCTGGCGCAGCTGAAGCAATTGTCCCTGGGCGCGGTGAAGCTGGGTGACATCGCGGAGGTGAAGCTGGTCGACGGCCCGGTGTCCATGACGCGGATCGACGGTCAGCGCGCGGCCACCATCACCGCGAAGCCCACGGGCGACAACACGGGCGCGGTGAGCACGGACCTCCAGTCCGAGATCAACGCGCTGAAGCTCCCGGCGGGCGCCACGGCCGAGATCGGCGGTGTCTCCCAGGACCAGGACGACGCGTTCAAGAACCTGGGCCTGGCCATGCTGGCGGCGATCGCGATCGTCTTCATGCTCCTGGTCGCGACCTTCCGCTCGCTCGTCCAGCCACTGATCCTGCTCGTCTCCATCCCCTTCGCGGCGACGGGCGCGATCGGCCTGCTGGTGGCCACGGACACCCCGATGGGCGTCCCGGCGATGATCGGCATGCTGATGCTGATCGGCATCGTCGTGACGAACGCGATCGTGCTGATCGACCTGATCAACCAGTACCGCAGGCAGGGTTACGGCGTCGTCGAAGCGGTCGTCGAGGGCGGCCGCCACCGACTCCGCCCGATCCTCATGACGGCCCTGGCGACGATCTTCGCCCTCCTCCCGATGGCCATGGGCATCACCGGCCAGGGCGGCTTCATCGCCCAGCCGCTGGCCGTGGTCGTGATCGGCGGCCTGATCACGTCGACCCTGCTGACCCTGCTCCTGGTCCCGACGCTCTACGCGATGCTGGAGCTCCGCAAGGAGCGGCGGGCGAAGAAGCGGGAGGCCAAGCGGGCGAAGAAGGCGGAGGTGCCGGAGCAGCCGAAGCCGGAACCCGCGTCCGTGTGA